One segment of Pseudoalteromonas rubra DNA contains the following:
- the gorA gene encoding glutathione-disulfide reductase gives MAQHFDYIAIGGGSGGIASANRAAMRGAKVALIEAKHMGGTCVNVGCVPKKVMWHGAQVAEAIKLYAPDYGFDVEVKDFDWGKLVESREAYIGRIHQGYNKYLASNGVTVINGFAKFVDNNTVEVNGEHYTADHICIAVGGRPSIPNIPGAELGIDSNDFFELKAQPKSVAVIGAGYIAVELAGVLHSLGTDTHLFVRKHAPLRNFDPILIDTLTEVMDKEGPTLHTHSTPESLSKNDDGSVTLHLENGESHTVEQVIWAIGREPVTDKINLAATDVTITDSGYVKVDEYQNTSVSGIYALGDIMEGGIELTPVAVKAGRMLAERLFNPDMPNAKMDYNLVPTVVFSHPPIGTIGLTEPEAVAQYGEDNIKVYTSTFAAMYTAVTQHRQPCKMKLVCAGEDEKIVGLHGIGFAVDEMIQGFGVAMKMGATKADFDSVVAIHPTGSEEFVTMR, from the coding sequence ATGGCACAACATTTTGATTATATCGCCATTGGTGGCGGAAGTGGTGGTATTGCCTCGGCCAACCGGGCAGCAATGCGTGGCGCAAAAGTCGCCCTTATCGAAGCTAAGCACATGGGTGGCACCTGTGTAAACGTGGGCTGCGTGCCCAAAAAAGTCATGTGGCATGGCGCACAAGTGGCCGAAGCCATTAAACTGTATGCACCAGATTATGGCTTTGATGTAGAGGTGAAGGACTTTGACTGGGGCAAACTGGTTGAAAGCCGCGAAGCCTACATTGGCCGCATCCACCAGGGTTATAACAAATACCTGGCCAGCAATGGTGTCACTGTGATCAATGGCTTTGCCAAATTCGTTGATAACAATACGGTTGAAGTCAATGGCGAACACTACACCGCCGACCACATCTGTATCGCCGTAGGCGGTCGCCCGTCTATTCCGAATATTCCGGGCGCAGAGCTGGGCATTGATTCTAATGACTTCTTTGAGCTTAAGGCACAGCCTAAGAGCGTGGCCGTGATTGGCGCAGGCTATATTGCCGTTGAGCTGGCGGGCGTATTACACAGCCTGGGTACAGACACACACCTGTTCGTACGTAAACATGCCCCGCTGCGCAACTTTGACCCTATCCTGATTGACACCCTCACCGAGGTAATGGACAAAGAAGGGCCAACCCTGCACACCCACAGCACCCCTGAGTCGCTGAGCAAGAACGACGACGGCAGCGTCACTTTACACCTGGAAAATGGCGAGTCACACACAGTTGAGCAAGTGATCTGGGCCATTGGTCGTGAACCAGTGACTGATAAAATCAACCTGGCTGCCACCGATGTGACCATCACAGACAGCGGCTACGTAAAAGTAGACGAATACCAGAACACCTCAGTGTCTGGCATTTATGCCCTGGGTGACATCATGGAAGGCGGCATTGAACTGACGCCGGTGGCAGTGAAAGCCGGTCGTATGCTGGCCGAGCGCCTGTTTAACCCGGATATGCCCAACGCAAAAATGGACTACAACCTGGTCCCGACTGTGGTCTTCAGTCACCCGCCAATCGGCACTATCGGCCTGACCGAGCCAGAAGCTGTTGCACAATACGGTGAAGACAACATCAAGGTCTACACCTCAACCTTTGCAGCCATGTATACAGCTGTGACCCAGCACCGTCAGCCTTGTAAAATGAAACTGGTGTGTGCCGGTGAAGACGAAAAAATCGTTGGCCTGCACGGCATCGGCTTCGCGGTTGATGAAATGATCCAGGGCTTTGGTGTTGCCATGAAGATGGGCGCAACCAAAGCCGACTTTGATTCGGTTGTGGCTATTCACCCGACGGGATCTGAAGAGTTTGTTACTATGAGATAA
- the prlC gene encoding oligopeptidase A has protein sequence MTNPLIGMEGLPPFSQIKPEHVVEALKQAIAHCRDTIEGVLKNDSYSWENLVLPLEEADDKLSRMWSPVSHMHSVVNNDALRQAYDACLPLISDYSTYAGQHQGLYEAYKSLKESDSFAALSTAQQKTINNALRDFQLSGIALAPEQQKRYGEISARLSELAAKFGNNVMDATQAWTKHVTDKAELSGLPESALALAAHTAQSKELEGWVFTLDIPSYLPVMTYADNRSLREDMYRAFVTRASDQGPNAGEFDNSEIMREELALRYELAQLLGFDSYADKSLATKMAQSPEQVFAFLNDLAVHAKPQAEKELAELKAFAEKEHGANELAAWDYGYYGEKLKQAKYAISDELLRPYFPADTVLKGLFETVNRLFGIKVTEVQDFDTYHPDVRFFAIHDAQDTLRGHFYLDLYAREHKRGGAWMDDCMGRKVRASGELQTPVAYLVCNFNKAVGDKPALFTHYEVTTLFHEFGHGIHHMLTQVDAAPVAGINGVAWDAVELPSQFLENWCYEEEALAFISGHHETGEPLPKALLDKLLAAKNFQSAMQMLRQLEFSLFDFHIHSDFDADKPCQIQQTLNAVREKTAVVKAPEFNRFQHSFSHIFAGGYSAGYYSYKWAEVLSADAFSRFEEEGIFNRQTGADFMQHILEKGGSEEPMALFTRFRGREPSVDALLRHSGIEKAA, from the coding sequence ATGACTAACCCGTTAATTGGCATGGAAGGCTTGCCACCGTTTTCACAAATTAAACCAGAACATGTTGTAGAGGCACTTAAGCAGGCAATCGCGCACTGTCGTGACACCATAGAGGGGGTGCTCAAAAACGATTCATATAGCTGGGAAAACCTGGTCTTGCCGCTCGAAGAGGCCGATGACAAACTATCTCGTATGTGGTCGCCGGTGTCTCACATGCACTCGGTTGTCAACAACGATGCTTTGCGTCAGGCCTATGATGCCTGTCTGCCGTTGATCTCAGATTACAGCACCTATGCCGGACAGCATCAGGGACTCTACGAAGCCTATAAATCTCTGAAAGAGTCCGACAGCTTTGCAGCACTGAGCACGGCACAGCAAAAAACCATCAACAATGCACTGCGCGACTTTCAGTTGTCGGGCATTGCCCTGGCCCCTGAGCAGCAAAAGCGTTACGGCGAGATCAGTGCTCGATTATCTGAGCTGGCAGCCAAGTTTGGTAACAATGTGATGGACGCCACTCAAGCCTGGACCAAGCATGTGACTGATAAAGCCGAATTGTCTGGCTTACCTGAATCAGCATTGGCACTGGCGGCACACACGGCGCAGAGCAAAGAACTGGAAGGCTGGGTATTTACCTTGGATATTCCGTCGTACCTGCCAGTAATGACCTATGCGGACAACCGATCGCTGCGAGAAGACATGTACCGTGCTTTTGTGACGCGTGCGTCAGATCAGGGCCCGAATGCCGGAGAGTTCGATAACTCAGAGATCATGCGTGAGGAGCTGGCTTTGCGTTATGAACTGGCGCAGTTGCTGGGCTTTGACAGTTATGCAGATAAATCACTGGCCACTAAAATGGCGCAGTCACCTGAGCAAGTATTTGCCTTTTTAAATGACCTGGCGGTGCATGCCAAGCCACAGGCAGAGAAAGAGCTGGCCGAGCTTAAAGCATTTGCAGAAAAAGAGCATGGTGCCAATGAGTTGGCGGCATGGGACTACGGTTATTATGGCGAAAAGCTAAAACAGGCCAAATATGCCATCTCTGATGAGCTATTACGTCCTTACTTCCCGGCAGATACCGTACTCAAAGGCTTGTTTGAAACCGTTAACCGTCTGTTCGGTATTAAAGTCACAGAGGTTCAGGATTTCGATACTTATCATCCGGATGTGCGTTTTTTCGCTATTCATGATGCACAAGATACTTTGCGCGGCCATTTCTATCTGGACCTGTATGCCCGCGAACATAAGCGCGGCGGCGCCTGGATGGACGACTGCATGGGCCGTAAGGTACGTGCCAGCGGTGAGTTGCAAACACCGGTTGCTTATCTGGTGTGTAACTTCAACAAAGCGGTAGGCGATAAACCAGCGTTGTTCACGCACTACGAAGTCACGACGTTATTCCATGAGTTTGGTCATGGTATTCACCATATGTTGACTCAGGTCGATGCTGCACCGGTTGCAGGTATCAACGGGGTTGCCTGGGACGCGGTAGAATTGCCAAGCCAGTTCCTGGAAAACTGGTGCTATGAGGAAGAGGCGCTGGCCTTTATTTCTGGCCACCATGAGACTGGCGAGCCGTTACCTAAAGCATTGCTCGACAAACTGCTGGCAGCGAAAAACTTCCAGTCCGCGATGCAGATGCTGCGTCAGCTGGAGTTCTCTTTGTTTGATTTCCATATTCACAGCGATTTTGATGCAGATAAACCGTGTCAGATCCAGCAAACACTGAACGCCGTTCGCGAAAAAACAGCGGTTGTAAAAGCGCCGGAGTTTAATCGCTTCCAGCACAGCTTTAGCCATATTTTTGCTGGTGGTTACAGCGCAGGTTACTACTCCTATAAGTGGGCTGAAGTACTCTCAGCGGATGCATTCTCCCGGTTTGAAGAAGAAGGGATTTTCAATCGCCAGACCGGTGCGGACTTTATGCAGCATATTCTGGAGAAGGGGGGCTCAGAAGAACCAATGGCTTTGTTTACCCGTTTCCGTGGTCGTGAGCCAAGTGTAGACGCACTGCTGCGCCACAGTGGTATCGAAAAAGCGGCATAA